gagccatgatacgaatgattaacaaacctgtgaggagtgtcagcttagcgagctatgacaccaatgcttagcgagcctgtaagatgtatcagcttagcgagctatgatacgaatgattaacaaacctgtgaggagtgtcagcttagcgagctatgaCACCAATGCTTAACGAGCTATGATACGAATGTTTCTTAGTGAgcccaataaataaaattatcttagAGCCCATGTTAAGTATCAGCTTAAAGAGCTATGATACCAATGCCTAAAGAGCcccataaatataatataatttaaagaGATATGAGGTATCAGCTTAAAGAGCTTATGATACAAATGCTTAAAGAGCCccatatatttaaattagcttAAAGAGCTATTATACCAATGCTTAAAGAGCTcccataaatataattaaagagATGTGAGGTATCAGCTTAAAGAGCTTATGATACAAATGCTTAAAGAGCcccatattatttaaattagcttAAAGAGCCCCATATATAAATTAGCTTAAAGAGCCCCATGTGTAATTTAGCTCAAAGAGCCCATATATTAATTAGCTTAAAAAGCCCCATATATAATTTAGCTTATAGAGCCTATATGAGGTATCAGCTTAAAGAGCTTATGATACTAATGCTTTGGGAGCCTATGTGACGTATCAGCTTAAAGAGCTTATGATACAAATTCTTAAAGAGCCCGTGATCTTAATAACCTTAAAGAGATTGTTGTACAAAACTTAAGCTATAGCAGCTTAAAGAGCACAAGTTCTTTTGCtggttgtttttgttttaattatgtttcTTGATGAAATAATAATAGTTGTCTACATGAAGCTTACTCTAAAAGCAGAGTATTATCTACATGATGTTTTCCTTAAGACAGCCGCCATTAGTCTAATGTCGTGATGTTATCCTTTAGACTTTGATATTTGATTTAATAGGAAGTTGTTTTAAATGTCTATGATCCTTCCTTAAAAATTGTTGGCTGTGAGTGCGATATTCGCCTACATGATGTTTTCCTTTTAGGCCAAACACTTGACAGTGGATAATATCGCATCAGTTGAAAAAAATACCACACTAGTATTTAAAGGGCCAACAGTAATAAAATCGTAACTCTGATGTGGCCTCAACATTAGGAGATTACTTTCTAAGTGAGAGATGCCAattggtatcgttttcgtttGTCTTAGAAGCTATCGGATATGCTGAGCTCCAATCGGCTGCGACACAAGTCTGATGGAACGACTTGGAAGGCGCAGAAGGTGCAGGAGTCCTGTGGTGCTGCTGCTGGTCTTCGTGGGCGAAGAATTCTCATCAGGGAGGCCGAGCTAATAACCGATTGTGGTGCTTGCTGTGTCAAGCCCTACGGTCGGTGTCGCGTCACTAGTTGGCGCGGGTGGAGCTGTCAGAGGATCGTCCGCCATTACCGCGTCGTGCTGTAAATTGTACCAAGCTACGCTCTGTTTTCTAAGTGTTATGTATTAAAACCTGTATTTGATGATGTCTGGTGTTTTCCCCTTTAACAGTACCTATCCTATTGGCATATATTTCAAGTTGGTTTTGATAAGAGCAGCATTGCGTTAGGATGataaacaaatataattataatgtttaCCATTGTGA
The nucleotide sequence above comes from Leguminivora glycinivorella isolate SPB_JAAS2020 chromosome 18, LegGlyc_1.1, whole genome shotgun sequence. Encoded proteins:
- the LOC125235830 gene encoding uncharacterized protein LOC125235830 isoform X1; this translates as MRRCESARLSGGASLLAYAAVRVCSPTRRCQSARLCGDASLYACEAVQVCSPMRRCESARLRGGKLSDMLSSNRLRHKSDGTTWKAQKVQESCGAAAGLRGRRILIREAELITDCGACCVKPYGRCRVTSWRGWSCQRIVRHYRVVL